A DNA window from Alligator mississippiensis isolate rAllMis1 chromosome 11, rAllMis1, whole genome shotgun sequence contains the following coding sequences:
- the LOC102573721 gene encoding antigen peptide transporter 2, translating to MLPLPWPLLLCDLALLALLGWGAPGLAPPGMPAAWLEAALRLLGLGGAWRLLGPGPPRPAPLAALCLGPVLYATLRGCVAGAPPASLARGPWGWLLLVYGAAGLAQLTWGALGRGAGTPSAEETERRWQSWALLRRLMGLSQPDLPYLSGAFVFLTVAVIGETFIPYYTGRVIDILGSRYDSDAFTTAIGLMCLVSFGSSLAAGCRGGLFMFVLSRLNLRLRRLLFSSLVHQDLAFFQQVKTGDLTSRLSKDTTLMSRSVPANANIFLRSLVKALGLYGFMLGLSWRLTLLTLLESPLTMASRKVYDARYQAVLRAIQDSVAYSGEVAREAVASMETVCSFGTEEEEAQRYKAALAHTQRLKDRRDLERALYLLFQRLLQLAMQVLMLYCGHQQIQDGLMTKGGLVSFLLYQGEVGRYLQTLVYMYGDLLSNVGAAEKVFEYLDRVPAVSTDGTRAPAVLQGHVAFRDVSFTYPSRPDLLVLQRVSFELQPRAVTALVGLNGSGKSTCVALLERFFEPQAGEILLDGEPLHTYEHCYLHRQVALVGQEPMLFSGSVRDNITYGLEGCSKEQVMAAAQAAHAAEFIATLDQGLEMEVGEKGGQLSVGQKQRIAIARALIRQPRVLILDEATSALDVESEAAVRAALLSGGTHTVLVIAHHMASVEGADHIVVLEGGAVAEQGTHTELMARRGPYYSLVQRQLAE from the exons atgctgcccctgccctggccgctgctgctgtgcgacctggccctgctggccctgctgggctggggggcgcCGGGCCTGGCCCCCCCGGGAATGCcggctgcctggctggaggcgGCGCTgcgcctgctggggctggggggggcctgGCGCCTGCTGGGCCCCGggcccccccgcccggccccccTGGCCGCCCTGTGCCTGGGCCCCGTGCTCTATGCCACGCTGCGGGGGTGCGtggccggtgccccccctgcctcGCTGGCCcgtggcccctggggctggctgctgctggtctATGGGGCAGCCGGGCTGGCCCAGCTCACCTGGGGGGCGCTGGGGCGAGGGGCTGGGACACCCAGTGCAGAGGAGACCGAGCGGCGATGGCAATCCTGGGCCCTGCTGCGCCGGCTGATGGGGCTGTCCCAGCCTGACCTGCCCTACCTGTCTGGAGCCTTCGTCTTCCTCACTGTGGCTGTCATCG GTGAGACGTTCATCCCCTACTACACTGGCCGCGTCATCGACATCCTGGGCAGCCGCTATGATTCTGATGCCTTCACCACTGCCATTGGCCTCATGTGCTTGGTCTCCTTCGGCAG ttccttggctgctggctgccGCGGGGGTCTCTTCATGTTTGTGCTCTCCCGGCTCAATCTCCGCCTTCGCCGGCTACTCTTCTCCTCCCTGGTGCACCAGGACCTGGCCTTCTTCCAGCAGGTCAAGACAG GGGACCTGACATCGCGCCTGTCCAAGGACACGACCTTGATGAGTCGCTCAGTGCCAgccaatgccaacatcttccTGCGCAGCCTGGTGAAAGCACTGGGGCTTTATGGCTTCATGCTGGGCCTGTCGTGGCGCCTGACACTGCTCACGCTGCTGGAGTCACCCCTCACCATGGCCTCCCGGAAGGTCTATGATGCCCGCTACCAG gCCGTGCTGCGGGCTATTCAGGACTCCGTGGCCTACTCTGGGGAGGTGGCACGCGAGGCTGTGGCCTCCATGGAGACCGTGTGCAGCTTCGgcactgaggaggaggaggcgcaGCGCTACAAGGCAGCTCTAGCCCACACCCAGCGCCTCAAGGACCGCCGAGACCTGGAGCGGGCCCTCTACCTGCTCTTCCAACGG ctgctgcagctggccatgcAGGTGCTGATGCTGTACTGCGGCCACCAGCAGATCCAGGATGGGCTCATGACCAAGGGTGGCCTGGTCTCCTTCCTGCTGTACCAGGGTGAAGTGGGCAGATACTTACag ACCCTGGTGTACATGTATGGTGACCTGCTGAGTAACGTGGGTGCGGCAGAAAAGGTGTTTGAGTATCTGGACCGGGTGCCAGCCGTGAGCACTGATGGAACCCGGGCGCCCGCCGTGCTGCAGGGCCATGTCGCCTTCCGGGACGTCTCCTTCACCTACCCCTCACGCCCCGACCTCCTGGTCCTTCAG AGGGTATCGTTTGAGCTGCAGCCTAGGGCAGTGACGGCGCTGGTGGGTTTAAACGGCAGTGGGAAGAGCACATGTGTGGCACTACTGGAGCGGTTCTTCGAGCCCCAGGCCGGGGAGATCCTGCTGGATGGGGAGCCCCTGCACACCTATGAGCATTGCTACCTGCACCGACAG GTGGCACTGGTGGGGCAGGAGCCCATGCTTTTCTCTGGCTCTGTGCGGGACAACATCACCTatgggctggagggctgcagcaaggagcaggtgaTGGCCGCAGCCCAAGCAGCCCATGCTGCCGAGTTCATCGCCACATTGGACCAGGGCTTGGAGATGG aggtgggggagaagggcgGGCAGCTGTCGGTGGGGCAGAAACAGCGAATTGCCATCGCCCGGGCCCTGATCCGGCAGCCGAGGGTGCTGATACTGGATGAAGCCACTAGTGCCTTGGATGTGGAGAGTGAGGCTGCA GTCCGTGCAGCACTGCTGAGTGGGGGGACCCACACAGTGCTGGTGATTGCCCATCACATGGCGTCGGTAGAGGGAGCTGACCACATCGTGGTGCTGGAGGGCGGCGCTGTGGCTGAGCAGGGGACGCACACGGAGCTCATGGCACGCCGGGGCCCCTACTACAGCTTGGTGCAGAGGCAGCTTGCTGAGTAA
- the PSMB8 gene encoding proteasome subunit beta type-8: MALAELCGAPRCAWAWAWAPPGAEAGAGAAPRGPAHYGFAARRPELALPPGLQPAEFLRGPAGRIQLLHGTTTLAFKFQHGVVVATDSRASSGSYISTLQFNKVIEINPYLLGTMSGSAADCQYWERLLAKHCRLYALRNNERISVSAASKLLANMLGEYRGMGLSVGSMICGWDKKGPGLYYVDDNGTRLSGPMFSTGSGNTYAYGVLDSGYRPDLTVEEAYALARHAIAYATHRDSYSGGVVNMYHMKEDGWIQVGRTDVSDLLHAYTEAKQ; this comes from the exons ATGGCGCTGGCGGAGCTGTGCGGGGCGCCCCGCTgcgcctgggcctgggcctgggcgcCCCCCGGGGCCGaggccggagccggagccgccccgcggggccccgcgcACTACGGCTTCGCGGCGCGGCGGCCCGAGCTGGCGCTGCCCCCGGGGCTGCAG CCGGCCGAGTTCCtgcggggccccgcgggccgcATCCAGCTGCTGCACGGCACCACCACGCTGGCCTTCAAGTTCCAGCACGGCGTGGTCGTGGCCACCGATTCCCGGGCCTCCTCAGGGAGCTACATCT CCACCCTGCAGTTCAACAAGGTGATCGAGATCAACCCCTACCTTCTGGGTACCATGTCGGGCAGCGCCGCCGACTGCCAGTACTGGGAGCGGCTTCTTGCCAAACACTGCAG gctCTACGCACTGCGCAACAATGAGCGGATCAGCGTTTCAGCTGCTTCCAAGCTGCTGGCCAACATGCTGGGCGAGTACCGTGGCATGGGGCTGTCCGTGGGCAGCATGATCTGTGGCTGGGACAAGAAG GGCCCCGGGCTGTACTACGTGGATGACAACGGGACCCGCCTCTCTGGCCCCATGTTCTCCACGGGCAGTGGGAATACTTATGCCTATGGGGTTCTGGATAGTGGCTACCGACCTGACCTCACCGTGGAGGAGGCCTATGCCTTGGCCCGTCACGCCATCGCCTATGCCACCCACCGCGACTCCTACTCTGGGGGCGTTGTCAATA TGTATCACATGAAGGAGGATGGCTGGATTCAGGTGGGACGGACAGATGTCAGCGACCTGCTGCACGCCTACACAGAGGCCAAGCAATGA